ATCGTGAACTTCAGGTTGATCTTCCGCTTGATTCCTTTGCCGCGGATTTTACCACCTTTGACTCCCTTCTTACCAGTCTTCTGGTGCAGTTGGGCTTTTTTAGCCACGGGCTTCTTTGCAACTGCCATCTCGGCAACCTGGAAAGTTCGTAGACTATTTTTAATACACTGTAACTGAATTAAACGTGGAATATCTtcatatttaatcaaataaccTACCGAACACGTGTATAGCAGTTACCGTAAAAACTGCAAAATGGCCGATTCAAACGTCAATTTTTGTGTAAGTTGGCATGTCCGTATAGTTTGTTGCCAcataataaaacactatttcaaaaaaatttaaacttttatttagttttgattttgttggtaataaaaagtaataatccTATAACTATCTGAAGCCAGCAGTGGACTTATCATTTTTATTCCTTTCTCGAAAGGCaagtttgtattgtttagtttaagtcTAGCAATTTACACTCGACTACGACTCTACAGTTTGGTACCTAGAGTTGCGCTTCACATTATAGCACTTCATTTAAATTTCTAGATTACTATTGACCTAGTCTTATGTAAACAGTCGGtaattgaaaatgataaaatgctttttttttatctagaccAGGTAAAATAGGTCCtattttacattgaaaattaactttatagttgttttttttattgctagggaataaaatgtttttcctttGCGTTCTAGTCGGTTTAGCCGGTCTAGCCCTTATCAGCCCAGACATTTGGTTCGAGAAAggaaaatacgttttttagtGGCACATTATTGTGATACTCAGTCGGAGTGTACACGGTAAATGCTTTTAAACCAGATTGTGCATTTTAATGATGCCCAAGACCATTCCTAATTTACCTTGTTGAGTTAGACATAAtatagtaggtacttacttttattcaaataagtattcattaatattattggtTACTCATAACGCTTATACGTTTTCGCACTCCgcttcatacaaaaaaaatatatatactcaTTTACTCTCGCATTTGGAATCGAACCTAGGAACAGCCATGGCCAGCCAGCCAATTGTTAAGCCATGGAAAGGGTTAAATCGAAGAGGGAACGAAAATAAAAAGCCATGTGTTTAATATCTTCCTTAGTAAGTAAGTAGTTACGTGCTGCACGGAACATTCAACCGGTCTTGTGTAAAGGGGAGCGGCATTAAACGTAAGACTATCTATTGTCTTCGCTCCACCTCGGTGATATTATTTCCCATGAATGAACAACGCCAGTCATCGACCGAGGTCACGGCAATTTTTTTACCTGCCGTGATGTAATACCAAGTTTTTTACACAGCTCATATACATTCACACCTTTGTAGGCTTCATTACGCTTTGTTTTGTCGGATTTGGTAAAATATAAGTGAacaaagatgtttttttgtaaatttaaattggcGGGATTATTCAAAGTGAAAGAAAGTGGAGCATGCGCATAACGTTATCAATACGACATCGTGAACTTCGTGACTTCACGTACCAATACGCACGACATTCAATCACAAGACACAAACGCAGTTTATTTACGCCGTGCACGGCCCAGTCGGTTCGAGCCTTTAGCGTATAAACCTATTTTTGTAGTTAACCTCACTTCGAATGTTAAAAGTGAATCATCTTTTGAATCTAAGCATAGAAGTGAAGTGAAACAGTGTTATATGTACTTAGTGCCAtgccataatattttttcaaaatgtagCTTCTAGTTAACGCTTAATCGATAACCGtaacaaataagaaaacaagAGTGTCTCACAGAtgataataaaatggaaaattgttTTGCCGTTTGCGGCTGTGAGGGTTACGAAGGCATAACAAAATCTGACTTGGATCGTTTCACTGACaagattgaaaatgttttaaatgacgAGAAAGGTAGAAAACATTTCCgaaattttatgtttacagCCAAATTCAAGGCTGGAAGAAAATCATTGGATTTTTGGGAGCACATAGAGCGGTTACTCGGCTATAAGGAGAATTCAGAAAGCGGTTCACGAACATTTCGCAGCTACCTAAACGACGTGGACCGTTTAATCGATGAAGCTGATAGAATAGAAGAGATCGATTTTGCAACTATGGAGAGACTAACTATCGCACGAGATTCAGAAAACAAAGAGGATATTAGTGAAGCCTTGCAATTGTTAAAATTAGAAGCAACGAAGACGCTTAGAAGAGAGTACAATGCGTTCAGAAAGCACTTTATACCgtcacaataaattaaatcacgCTGCAAACTTGCAGTTATTTTGCAGTACACAGTGCCTTGCTGTTTACGTTTTTAAACTTCGCGCCGATTTGTTTGAGCAAATTAAGTGATACTTGATTAAATACAGGCAACTATTAAGTTCattcaataattttcttattagcGTGTGCAGTACAGTATACGGCTAACATTCGTACCTAAgtagtaggtattttaattgtgatttcCTTATGGTTACACCGTCcttgttatattttatgtgtatattttgtatCGATATCATGAGAGCTTTCGTGtgtaacttattaatttataatattgatgtCGCTAGTGTGATGTTTTCTGAtgaataaggaaataaattattattattgttttgtgattatggtggtattatttattttcgacgTTCAAATGCGTTTCGGATAAAACATAACCATATTATAGTAAATATCGCTTTTAATGAATTAGATACAATATTTAACCATGAAATAAAACCGAAAATGTATTTCAtccgttttaataaaattgcacaattgtacattacattataaaatcTGCATTCAATTCAAAAGCACTAATGAATGCCATGACCAGGCTAACAGCTGTATTGACACCTAATTGATGTGGCATAGTTAGCTgacttgtttataaaaaaaatattctcaactACAGTTGAAAGTACTCAATTAGTACTGTAATgcattatatttacaatttttcatCAGAAAGttctaaacatttaaaatcattcatttGATTCGGAATTATCTAAattgtacattaaaataatgatataattcattgaatacataaaataaacagactgcttaaaactaaatcataacttataataaaattttatatttttgagataAATTCCATTGATATCTTATCACCATTATCAAGAGTCTATGTCTCagtaaaataatgtgtttaaaattacttataaatatgttatcacTGCACTTCCACTTCAGTTATGGACAtaactaaaattacatttattcttATGTTTTCTTCCATGAGTAGTACATCTCTAGGGGTTTGTTCACCTGTGGAATAAACATATATTGTAATGATAAGTTAATAAACACTTGAAGCAGTTGCAATGAGGTATTTGCTTTAACATGCAGTTGATGTTAGCCGACAGTCCAAGCTGCTTTACATTAAACTCACATTGAATGTTAATTCAATCAAACAATCATCTATTGACATTACTTGCGGCATAGCAATTTACCCAACCAACTGTATGGatacaataaaattttcttctaacaagtattaaatgaacaaacaaatcatttgtgtgagataaacaataattaatgattgAACATCGTAGGAAATATTTCATTCTCGCAAAATACTtcatctattataattattaatttttcaaatagtGAGGATATGTACTACTACCTTCCAAAATTTATCATTGATCTGTCTCAGAGTCTGCGAGCCAGCCAGCGGAACAAACTGACCCGGCGCCGGAGCGACGTAGATACAGAAGTTCAGCAAACGGTAAGCTTCTGGCAACTCGGCATCCAAGTCTAGTGTAAGACGCATTGCTAGGTATTTGCTCAGGTGGTCCActggaaaatatttcaaagtatgtttttttactgttagATTATGTACTTGAATTTCTTGAATTTTTTTGAGAGGTAACTAACACAGTTCATATAAAAATGAGATTAATATTGATGACATCGAAGGCAAaccaatattgtttatttttaattacaaaataaggtttgtttttacttttatgcaTAATAAATCAGAAACCTAGTAATTGATCCTCCTACTGTCCACATGATATTAGAGCTGTGCTCAGTCATGGGTAAATATGAGTGCAATGGTATTATAATATCTTACTCACTACACTTAGAAAAGTACTTAGTCTAATGTTTAATGTCTTAACATATCATGCAATAGTCTCTAGTAAGATACTCAAACAATCTTTACTAGTGCAGGCGTTTTTCTTCTGTGTCACTCTATGTAACTACAGATATAGTGGTTTTGTATAACCCACTTTTTGGttaagttttatgttattttacataCAGGGCCTTGGATTACAAACCAGATGGGTCTTCAAGAGCAGTACTAGAAAATAAGATGTTCTGACAGATATTAGCTTACCTGAGGCATTGGCAGTAGTCTTCAAGTACCTAACGGAGCTGTCTCGGAGGGCCCTCATCAGCTGGTTGTCTCCAGTCATCTCTGTGGGGTGCGGCTTGAACACCAGCTCTATCTCGTTAGGGTTGAGTGGCTCTCCTTCTCCCTCTGTGTCCATTGAGTTCTCTCCCTCAGTTCTATAACAGGATTTAAGCCTTAAATTAGTAAGAGttactttctaaaataaaacagtagtaagaattattttatgtaaatattggaatcaaaaatacttattaacgGTTTGGTAATTCATATTATACTTTTCAAGTCCATTGCAACTGTATCCTTGTTGtcttatgtatattttgtagctTAAGGAACAAATATTAACTGGCAATGACAATACATCTTTTAAATCTAAGTAAAAGCCAAGCTAGAAGCACAAATTAGACAATAACAGTAACAATATTGATAATGTTATTGAAGATAGTGAAGATAGAGGAGTATAAGTTCATTATTCAACATCAAAAGATGAAATTGATGATAAATCAGTATCAACATTCGAAATGTAAGTACTAACCTGCCATCACTAGACTCACTCTCCTCACTTCTCTCTGATGTCAGTATAGACTTGGCTCGCTTAGTGTGCTTGTGTTTTTTGACACCGAGCTGATGTTTGATGGCACTGGCGACGGCGTGCTCCTCACCGACGCAGGGTTTGACGTCGACTGCCCCGACGGTGTAGGGTTACTTGCAGTCGTTGTCCCCTCCTTCGGAGCTGAAGTACTACCACCGTTCTGAGTAGTCTCCGCATTCCCATTCGAATTAGAAGTGTTACTATTATCCTCGTGATTCTTCCTAGATCGCTGCGGCCTGTTCTGTGACTGCAATTTAATCCCCTCAGTAATAGAATTTACTAGAGATGCTTGAGAGTGTGACATACTCAGCTTAGTCAGTAAACGCTCTTGGTGAGCTTCATACTCATCTCTGCTAGGATAATCTTTGATATCAACAAGTCAAAGTTAGGATCAGGTCGCAGCGAACGTTTCGACACTAGTTTCTTTCGACATGTAGGACATTCCTTGTTACCAGAACGGAGGGCTGTTATAATACAGTCGTTGCAGAATCTGTGAAGGCATTCTTTAGTAGTCATAGTCTTCTTGAGCATATCTAAACATATAGGGCACATCAATTCACTGTGCAAACTGCGGGGGGACACCGCGATCTCAGTGGCGTCCGTTATCACCTCTTGTGGGGTACGGTGAAGCTCGTAAAGGGATAGCTCCCATGTTTTATTTTGGGAAGGCTCCGTGGACGACATTTTAGATGTTTTGTTATGCCAcagtgtttaattatttaattttggtctTTCCAAAGTTGACAAGTCGCGCCGCAACCACCATGTTGGCTTAAACACTAGTGATGTACTGCTGACGTCAGTGCTACAAATCAAACGGTACTATAGGTGAGTTTCTTAGTCGATTTTAAACATTGAAGCTGACAAAGACTTTATTTAGTTTGATCAAtcttaaacagatttatattgaaaatttaaaaataaaataatttataaaaatagtacaaaagGTTGGTAGGTTTTGCAtagcatatttttatgttacaatgGGTTGCATTTTATCAATTAACAGGAAAAACATTCCGACTTATATAGATAGAAAGggattaaaatatgtaatatcaattcaattattttgaaataaatctacTTTTAGTTTGAACGGTGGATATACAAGTATTTTGGATTATTTTTCTACCCAGTAACTACACTTTCTAATTTATTCTACTAtgaaactaaatgttttatgtgTTGTTCCTACTTCCGGAACAATTTCTTCGTTCAATAGTTTTATGTATAATGTAATagttatacattttcatttaaaccaCGTAGCAAGAAATTGCAAAAGACAAAGGTTTGTAATACGAAAGGAGAGGACCAGCAAGCACATTATAGAATGCCGGTGCCTTGTAGTAGAATCATAATAGCCTCTTGAgacagtttaattattaaaactcaaTGAAGGGCACCGACTGCCGACAGGGCAATTATAATGGAGATAGTACATAGGgatgattttgttgttttgattATTCAGAAATTTTGAAACGTTTCCCGTTgtgaggaatttaattcttgtgtcgcgttGTTTAAGGCCTCTGTCCCGCGGTACGTCGCCCAGTGCCCAGCACAGCATCAGCTCTCACTTAACTCTGAACCATCAACGAATTTTTCAGGGCTTAAATTGATTCTCTTACCCTTACTTTTCAAGGATTGTTTTATTGAGGCATtatgagtttaaaatattgtatttagatAGCCCACTATTGAAAATTATGGTGTTGGATCGATAAGTTGCAAGCTGGTttgatttaagaataaaatattcctgaataccagtgaaatatattttttattgtgaattcaAACTGGACAAGCAACAACATTTCAGTAATAACTAATGCTCAACACAATTTGTATTGATGTGAAGACAGGTGGAATTACGACTCGCCATAAACGAATACTCATCTGATGTCTAGTTTTTAGTAAACACAATCATTCTACAGAATGAAGAATAATATAAAGGCGGACCACACACGGCGATAATCCTTGGTTGTTCTGTCGTGTGAAGTAAAAAcgcaaattaaacaaaaagcatTATTTGTGTTCTGAGGATATGCAGGGTTAATGATAACTGGGTCCTACCACCGCCTCTTCAAGCAATTGTTGCagtagtggaagcgagatgccgctctacgttgTGGTGTGTGCCTTTTCACTTCAAATACTACAGTAAGTAGGCATTTTGGTCCCGGCCGCTGACTTCGATGTTCCCACAGGTGACAAGCGACAAGAAAGACGAGTGCGTTCGCAACGACGGTTATGACTCAACATTCAATAAATGTATTAGGATAGAAATGGAATAGAtgtcttgaataaaaatagttataacaGATCTCAAGATTTTTGTCGAGTCCGTAACTTATGGTATCTCATTTCATTTTGGTGAcgtcaattaatttatttctaggaGAGATTGATAAGATTTTTTCGCTGACAAAATTAGCCTTAAATGTTGTTACAATTtgctactatttttattttgaatctagTTTACGTTTTGAGTggaaagctaataaaaaaatataataatcaatcTAATGACTTCAAGTTTCAACCAACGCTGAGAGCTCGGCGTTCGTGTATTTCGGACTCTCGCCTATTATAAACACCCTGAGCCCCGTTAACTGCCTGAACTACTAGTCACGTGATCACCTGTAATGGAATACCTTGACTTTAAAAGTCTTTAATAGATCTTAGCAAATTGCTTCACATAGTTATGTACTCGTAACTGGGTACTGTTGATAACATTGATTACCTGATTCTGTGCGGTCAGCTATGACCGGTCTCGGCGGTCGCACTCCTTCCATAAAAGGACCATCAAGACATTTACCCTACATTGAACTGACATCGTATATCTTGTTGTGTACGTACTCAATCTAAATCATTCTACTGCCCTTACCCCATCTAACTTTAAAGCGTGcgtttttctttacaaataagTAAGTGAATTGTTGATGCATCCTTGACGAAGCAATGCGTAGACTTCGTTTTTAAGAGATCCAGAACAAATTATAGTTTTAGTTACTAGTATTACTTATGTGGTGATctctatacatattataaaaggtGGAAACTGTTGGGTTTAAATGAAAGCAGAATTGaaaacagttataaatatattggaCCCGCCATATGCGgtttataattaacattaattaccaGTCTATCCTTATTCTAATGGGTAGCGCTCAATATTATGGGATTTGAATTTCCGTTTCCATTTTGTAAGGGAATTAAATATGAGCCGGTGTTCGTGTTTCCATTGTTTTGAGTGGTTAACGGGATTAGAGTGTATACTGTACCGGGCTGGGTTTGAGACGGTGTCGATACCATGGTTCCCTGCATGGGGCTCCCATTTGACGGATTCGCGATCACAATTTGCGTAGGCTGGTTTGATTGGCCATTCGACAGAACGTATTGGTTAGGTTGATTCGGCTGTACGTAGACCGGTTGGTTTGAAGGTTGTTGCATGTAAAATATTTGCGGTTGCTGGTTATTCGGTTGGTTTGGTTGATTGGTCATCATCACGATGGGATGGTTTGAGTTCGGGTCTCGGTTGGCAGTCATGGGTTGAGCATACAGCACGGTTGGCTGGTTGGTCAATACAGGTTGCATCATGGTTGGTTGGTTGTTCATGGGCTGCGCGGTCATTGGTTGAGAGGTCATCGGCTGGTTGCTCATGGGCTGGGTCGTCATAGGCTGAGTTGTCATGGGCTGGTTGGTTAGAGGTTGGGTGTTCATCGGCATCATATTCGTGTTGTCAGGGCG
This is a stretch of genomic DNA from Trichoplusia ni isolate ovarian cell line Hi5 chromosome 6, tn1, whole genome shotgun sequence. It encodes these proteins:
- the LOC113494849 gene encoding LOW QUALITY PROTEIN: E3 ubiquitin-protein ligase RING1 (The sequence of the model RefSeq protein was modified relative to this genomic sequence to represent the inferred CDS: inserted 1 base in 1 codon; deleted 2 bases in 1 codon); amino-acid sequence: MSSTEPSQNKTWELSLYELHRTPQEVITDATEIAVSPRSLHSELMCPICLDMLKKTMTTKECLHRFCNDCIITALRSGNKECPTCRKKLVSKRSLRPDPNFDLLISKXYPSRDEYEAHQERLLTKLSMSHSQASLVNSITEGIKLQSQNRPQRSRKNHEDNSNTSNSNGNAETTQNGGSTSAPKEGTTTASNPTPSGQSTSNPASVRSTPSPVPSNISSVKKHKHTKRAKSILTSERSEESESSDGRTEGENSMDTEGEGEPLNPNEIELVFKPHPTEMTGDNQLMRALRDSSVRYLKTTANASVDHLSKYLAMRLTLDLDAELPEAYRLLNFCIYVAPAPGQFVPLAGSQTLRQINDKFWKVNKPLEMYYSWKKT